A genomic stretch from Podarcis muralis chromosome W, rPodMur119.hap1.1, whole genome shotgun sequence includes:
- the LOC114584510 gene encoding unconventional myosin-XVIIIb-like: protein MKQLHQKELEDKEEELEDVRQSCQKKLRQLEMQCEQEGEEKQAILCEKRDLEGLIATLCEQIGHRDFDVEKRLRRDLKRTHALLADMQLLLETSGADAGSSGGREELEKLRGKGCRA from the exons ATGAAACAGCTTCACCAGAAGGAGCTGGAGGACAAGGAGGAAGAGCTGGAGGATGTTCGGCAGTCGTGCCAGAAAAAG CTGCGTCAGCTGGAGATGCAGTGTGAGCAGGAGGGCGAAGAGAAGCAGGCAATTCTCTGTGAGAAGCGGGACCTGGAAGGGCTGATTGCCACACTCTGTGAACAG ATTGGCCATCGAGATTTTGATGTGGAGAAGCGACTCCGGCGTGACCTGAAGAGGACTCATGCTCTGCTGGCTGACATGCAGCTCCTGCTGGAGACCTCAGGGGCAGATGCAGGGTCGTCCGGGGGCAGGGAGGAGCTGGAGAAGCTTCGTGGCAAG GGTTGCAGGGCATAG
- the LOC144326258 gene encoding protein CIMAP1C-like yields MLTSRAKGAAQPVSCLSGISKHPARVPAIKKQYASISAKYKGPGPGKYGRQPLTGIKDHDFTKYAEPAYTMRVKSSERLISITESPGPCYYVDPSISRLGIWRPVSFRMVQERKRPFISCTPAPNEYYVEKIHPLEESNAPAYTMGLRTHYWVSSPNPAPNQYTLPQTLGPKLPVKPAAPCLSMASSASVWGYAKDLVRGPGPAMYTIPEPDVYLCHQPSYSISQRFASSSKNYTPGPPDYNAELVTTNKPRAPRFSLGIRHSEYSHGTPPVCLLKE; encoded by the exons ATGCTGACTTCCAGAGCCAAAGGTGCAGCTCAGCCTGTTAGTTGCCTTTCTGGTATCTCTAAGCATCCAGCCAGAGTGCCGGCCATCAAGAAGCAGTATGCATCCATCAGTGCCAAGTATAAAG GGCCAGGACCTGGGAAGTATGGTAGGCAGCCTCTCACTGGCATTAAGGACCATGACTTCACCAAGTATGCTGAGCCAGCCTACACAATGCGTGTGAAATCCAGTGAAAGAT TGATCTCGATCACGGAGAGTCCTGGGCCCTGCTACTATGTGGACCCAAGCATTTCCCGTCTAGGGATATGGAGACCAGTTTCATTCCGCATGGTGCAAGAGAGAAAGCGGCCAT TTATATCTTGTACGCCTGCCCCAAATGAGTACTACGTGGAGAAGATACACCCACTTGAAGAGTCGAATGCACCAGCGTACACTATGGGCCTTCGAACGCACTACTGGGTGAGCAGCCCAAACCCAGCACCCAACCAATACACCCTTCCACAGACACTGGGTCCAAAGCTGCCTGTCAAACCTGCAGCTCCCTGCCTCTCAATGGCATCCAGTGCCTCTGTGTGGGGCTATGCTAAAGACCTGGTGAGAGGGCCTGGCCCGGCAATGTATACCATACCTGAACCAGATGTTTACCTGTGCCACCAGCCATCCTACAGCATCTCCCAAAGGTTTGCTTCCTCCAGCAAGAACTATACACCAGGACCCCCTGACTACAATGCGGAGCTGGTCACCACCAACAAACCCAGAGCCCCACGGTTCAGTCTTGGGATTCGTCACTCTGAGTATTCTCATGGCACACCTCCAGTTTGTTTACTCAAAGAGTGA